The nucleotide sequence ATGAAGCCATTGATTTTTATCAAGATACACTAAAAAAAATGTTCTAACCTGTTTAAGACAAGGACGCAATTTGATACAAGCCCTGGTTATGACGGCAAAACGTCCTTGCCCGGAAAGACAGGCATGAAACAATTCAGATTGCTCATCAACCTGCGAGGTCTTACCATCAGCTGTAGTTACCTCTAAGGCTTTAACATGAGAACTGACACTACCGAACTTAAAAGAAGAAGACCCTACTCCTCCTGCCGAAAGTACCCCGCCTATCGACAAATTACAATTATAAGGTAGCACATAAGGAATCTGTGCTTTTTTTAGAGATACCTCTACTAATGAAGACCAAGTCGCATTTGCTTCAACCCAGATACTAGCCTGCTCATGAGTTTGAACATGATTTAATTGCTCTAAATGCATAATTAAACCACCTTGCTGTGCTAAAGCCTGCCCTCCCTGACTCAAACCATTTCCGCGAACAGTCACATTTAGATTATGTTGATTAGCATAGGCTAATACAGACTCCAGTTTTTTTATTGAGGATGGAATACAAACTGCTGATGGGATAACTTTATTTAATTTACCGAAATCCTGGGCGTAAGAAACAAGCGCATGCTCATCACTGAGCATCGCTTGTCCACTCTCTTTCTCACACTGCTTTATCTGAGACATACTCCAAGGCATTGGCTGCATTTTGCTGATCCCTCTGTTTAGCCAATTCTAGTCGTTGGTTACATGCAAGAATTAATCCATCAAACATCTTGTTAAAGGCATCGTAACATCTATCAACCATCTTCAAGGCCTCACGACGTACATTGACCGGAACAGGTATCTCAAACAATTTGCGCTCCATTTCCTCTTCAAATAAGGCATGAGCTAATTCGACTTCAAGATGTGAACTCGAAAAGTACTTCAGGTTTTTATCTTCTCCAGCTTTCTTTACTTGATTAGCTACTTTCTCGAAAAACACATGCCCGGAAGATTCAAGGGTAAGCAATAAAGCAATATTTAGTATTTCATCGTCTGTCTTATAGATTTCAGACATGATTGCATAGGCTGCATCACGAGTGAGTTGTGATTCTTTACTATAAAGCCAAGCCACATCATCTTTAGTGCAGGATTTATCGTTACACAAACCACCCATGTATTTTTTATCGTGTAAAAACCATTTTTCATGTCCTGCGTCTTCGAGACGATGGTGACGGGCAACCTTTTTCAAGTAAGGATCAGTAACCCGCTCTTCATTCAGACGTAAAATATCTTGGAAAGTCATTGCCCAAAAAGTTAATTCAGGGACAAAATAGCTGATTTCTTCTAAACTATTCAATTGAGTTAACACTTCAAAAAAAGGATGTCCCATGAATTCTTGTTGTTTGGAATCAATATAAGTTTGTATAGTTTTCATGGTAGTTGCCTCCGAGGCACGATTAAATTGGTTGGACAATTCATGTGTTGCACACCTCATGCCAAAAAATTAATCTTTTTAGTCAAATTAAATTCAAGTAAGCGTGTTTTTTTTATTTTTTGCAGGAGAAATTCTCGGAAAGCGACAAAAAAATGTCCCCGACTCTGACTTAAACGACAAAAAATTGACCCAATACGCATTAAATTTTAATGAATTTTCTCAACAAAGCTTAAATTCGCCAATTTTTTGTCATATTTTTCCATTAATTTCTCTACTTCAGACCAATCTATCTCTTCTATACACCTCGCTTTTAAACAAATTTCATCCAAAAGCTCATTTTGCAAAGCGCCATGTGCCTTCGCCTCTGCGTAGGGCGTATTAGTAAACATGACTAACACATGCTTTGAAACATAACGCTGTGGATACCGATGCATTAATTCCTGCTCTGTTTGTTTTTTTAAATTAAATTTTGCATCACGAATATCCGTTTGAATTTCATGGTAATTAGCCATTGACATCTCTGCTACAGCATCAGTATTAACCTTACGTGAATTAAAAAATGCAGGCATTACTTGCTGCCAATCATCATCGTATTGCTCCAAAAGCGCAGAAAGAATACGGCAATCTTCAAAAGCACTGTTCATCCCCTGACCAAAAAAAGGCACTATTCCATGTGCAGCATCACCAATCAATAAGCAATGATCTTTAAAATACCAAGGCGCACATTTAATTGTGCTTAAATTACCCGTTGGATTGTGAGTAAATTCATTAATCAAATCCGGCATTACCTCATAGGCATCAGGGAAAGCTTCTCTAAAAAAAGAATTGATAGCTCTCTCATTATTGAGCTGAGCAAAACTATTCTTGCCTTTATTAGCCAAAAATAAGGTGCCGGTAATTGAATCATCACGATTAGGATTCCCCAGGAGCATAAATGAATCTCGAGGCCAGAGATGTAAATGCTCTGGCATAAAATGACGAGAATGCTCTTTACTAATAGACAATTCTTTATAGCCGTGAGGTAGAAATTCCCTTGATGCAACAATAAGTTGCTCTTGCTCAAGGACTTCGCGCACTTGAGAAGCAGCTCCATCAGCACCAATCAAGATATCATAAGGTTTGGATAAAAGACTTTTATCGGGAAGCTCGAAATACGCTATCTTGTTATAGAGATCAAGATTTACCAATTTCATATCAAAATGCAAATGGATCCCTGAAGTTTGCTCAGCTCTGTTAAGTAATAATTCATTGAGGCCGCTACGCTGAATAGCATTAATATATTCTGTGTTATCACGGCCAAAAGGCTGGTATTTTATTGCGCCATTTTGCTCGTGAATGGCTCTAGCACGCATCGGTACCATGAGCTTTTCAACTTCAGACATTAAATTCACACCCGCTAAACCAGTAATGCCACGACAAGATAAAGCCAGATTTATTGAACGCCCTCTTTCGATTTTTGAGACACGTAAATCGGCTCTCGATTCAAACAAATCAATTTCATAACCGCGTCTGGCAAGGTACAGCGAAAGTAAGGCTCCTGCTAATCCAGAACCAATTATGGTTATGCTTCTCATCATGTCTCTCCGTTGCCTGAGTTTAGACTAATGAAAGCCAGGTTTGTTCACCAGCCTTCATCCATCCAAGATTCATCATCCTTGATAAGTCCATCATTATCATAGGCAAGTGACGTTGGTTTTTTAAAATGATCCCCATATAAATTACTCTGCTTAGGCTACAACCGCATACATCCCCCTGTAGTTAAACTACCGACCAGTACAGGTACTAATGCCCCTTCTATATAAAATACCCAGCAAAAATCGTACCTGTCCGTTTATTTTTAGATTTTCAACGAATAAAACTAGTGGTGAATTTTTTGCAGGGACCCCTGAAGAAATAAAGACTTTTCAACTGAAATATAGCCTGAAAACGGGTAACTTAACGCTGTAATTGCAGTTAAATAAAAAGTGATAACCAAAGTCAATAAAATATGCATATATAATTGCATGCTATGCCTTCGCAAACTCAAGGCGTTTAACAAAATTAATACAAAAGCAACAAAAAAAATAAATACATACCAGGCAGTAGGAATAGCACTTTTTAACAGACTTAAACGATGATTACGCAATTCCATTATTGCATTTAATGCTGAAAGTATTTCACTGTAAAAAGTCTGGGTAACTGTTGTTTCAGGAGAATAACTTTGAATCAGGGTATACAAATTAGATAGCAATTGCGGGATATCAGCATCTTGTTCGCCATCTGCCATTGCAGGCCACTCTTCTTCTGTCACTTCTCTTGCATATTGCTCAATCGCTTCTTGCAATCCATTAGCTACCGAGGTGGGAAACACTCGACTTCCTTCCCACATGATTGTTAATTTACTTCCCTCATCAACAACAACCTGTTCTGCAGTTTGGTAATTCTCCCATATCAAAAATAAGAGAAACCCTAGCAAAATACTGTACACACCATTGACTAAACCTAAGGACATACTAACTGCTTCATCAAAACGATCATCCTTTAATCGTTTTGAAGGTACTATTTTCGTAGCAATCGCATAGACTACAATAGCAAAGCCAACATAAATAATTGATATAAAAATATAAAATAAAGTTGGATGTAAGGTATTAACAATAGTGCGAAACATTTGCTTCCCTTGTTCATTAATCTTTAGCACCAAACTCGCATAACTTCTGTTAAAAACCCGGAAAATTTTCTAAATAATCTTTCAATGCCGCGGCTGTATTGGGTGGTTTAAAATAATACCCTTGGGCGTAATCACAACCATGTGCCACCATGAAATCCTTTTGTAATTCAGTTTCTACTCCTTCTGCTAATACCTCTAAATTCAAACTGTGACCAAGATTAATAATTGCTCGGGCAATTGCAGCATCATTTTCCTGATTGGATAGTTCACTGATAAAAGACCGATCTATTTTCAATTTATTGACGGGAAATTGTTTTAAATAGGACAAACTAGAATAACCTGTACCAAAATCATCAATCACTAAACTGGTACCCATATCTTTTAACTGATACATCGTCTCAACAGCATGTTCAATGTCATCAACCAATAAGCTTTCCGTTAACTCTAGTTCCAGGAATTTTGCTTCCAATCCTGTTTTCGCTAAAACATCAGCAACTATTTCGGGAAGTCTGCTCTGCCGAAATTGACGACCGGAAATATTGACCGCAATCCTTAAATCCTTAAATCCTTAAATCCTTCTTTATGCCAGCAGATTGCTTGAGTACAGGCTTGTTCCAATACCCATCGACCGATATCAACAATCAGACCGTTTTCTTCGGCCATACCAATAAACTCAATAGGCGAAACCTGTCCTAAAAGATGGCTATTCCAGCGCAGTAATGCTTCAAACCCAACTATGGATCGTTTTCTGAGATCAATTAGGGGCTGGTAAACGAGATAAAACTCCTTTTTTTTCATTGCATCCCGCAATGCATTTTCCAATTGCATGTGATTAATCACACGCCTATTCATTTCCGGCTCAAAGACCCGGTAATTATTTCGTCCGCTGTCTTTGGCATGGTACATGGATAAATCGGCATTTTTCATCAATGATTCATAGTCAAGACCATCTTTTGGATAATAACTAATCCCAATGCTGCCAGTAATTTTTAAGCTGTGTTGATCAACTTGGAATGGCTTTTCAATAAGATGCAGAATTTCTGATGCCATTTGCTGGGCTTGTTGTTCGCTGCTTAATTCTGGCAAAAGAATAACAAATTCATCGCCCCCTAATCGAGCAACCGTATCAAAATCATTCGTAGCAATCAGCAAACGATTGGAAACAGCCTGCAGTAATTTATCGCCTATACTATGCCCTAACGTATCGTTAGTCATTTTAAAGCGGTCTAAATCGAGGAACAGGAAAGCTAAAAGAGATTTCTTCTTCTTGGCCTGTAAGATAGCTTGCTCTACCCTATCCATCAACAACACACGGTTAGGCAATTCGGTCAAGGGATCATGCGTTGCCTGCCTGACCAATTGCTTTTCCATATCACGGCGCTGGGTGATATCATTAATAATACAGACGTAATGCCTGATTTTTCCGAAAGAATCACTGACTGGTGCAACACTTAATTCACACCAGAACATTTCACCATTGCGGCGATAACTTTCTAACTCAACGGTTTCCTCTCTTTGTTCTCTAATTGCCAGGTTAATACGCTTTTGATTAACCTGATCCGCCTTCGTTCCTTGTAAATGAGCTAAATTTTGGCCGATTGTTTGTTTTACATTATATCCAGTGATGCGTTCAAAGGCTTTATTGACATAAATAATAGGTTGATTAGGCTTGATGATATCGATAATTGCTACACCATGGCTGCTTGCCTCAATTGCGCGCTCGCGAATACGTAATTCATCTTCTGACATCATCCGCTGAGTAACATCACGAAAACTATATACTCTGCCCACAATTTCTGACCCTACACGCTGTGGCTGCGTATAACGCTCAAAAATACGACCATCCTTAAAATGTAATAGAGGTAATTCCCCTTGCCAATCGGGATTTTCATAGAGATATTGGACATCGGCTATCACCGATGCGGGATTACTTAATTGTTCCAAAATGTATTCAAAACCAATACTTTCAGTACCAGACTCAAGCATATGGGAAGGAATACGCCACATTTCAACAAATTTTTGATTCCAATCCACAACCTGGCCTTTCCCATTAACCATCATGATGCCATCGGCAGTAGATTCCAAGGTTGCCCGTAACAAAGACAGGGATTTTTCCATCTCAATGTTTTTCTCAAGTATTTCGCTTGTTTCGATTTTAATATTATTAGAAAGAGGGGCATTAATTGAGCGCTGAAATTCTGGCTGCGTGTGGTACCATTTTTCCAGTAGAGAGGATAACTCCGGCGTCAGCGAAGGAATACCTAACTCTTCACATACATTCGTTAAAGATGGCTCCTTGCCGCGTCGTTTTACTGTTTCGGCTGCAGAAGCAACTTTTTCATAATCTATTTCTTGCCTAGGCATGAATCCCTCACTAAAATAGTCCTCATTCGCGTGGGTGATTAAGCATAAAATCCTTAGCTAACTTCATGATTCAACACAGTTCATTATGAATATTATATACTGCTCCTGTGCTTTTTGCCCGTAGGCTTAACTCAAAGAAGGAATTTTTAATGGCCTCCACTCACTTTGACACCCGTGCAATTCATGCAGGACAAGAACCAGATCCAAGTACTGGCGCTGTGATGACACCGATTTACGCCACATCCACTTACCGGCAAAGCGCTCCCGGTATTCATCAGGGGTATGAATACTCGCGGACTCACAATCCCACGCGAGCGGCATATGAAGGTTGTATAGCCAGTCTTGAATCAGGGCAACGTGGTTTTGCTTTTGCCTCAGGCATGGCAGCAATTAATACCGTTATCGATTTACTGGATGCAGGTGCTCATGTTATTGCAACAGATGATCTCTATGGCGGAACTTTCAGGCTCTTTGATAAGGTAAAAACACACACTTCTGGTTTATCTTTTTCCTTTGTCGATATGTCGGATATCAAAAACATTGAGACAGCCATTCGCCCAGAAACCCGGATGATCTGGCTTGAGACTCCCTCAAACCCCATGCTAAAGCTGGCTAATATACGCGAGATTGCAAAATTGGGTAAACGACGCAACCTCATTACTGTTGCCGACAATACCTTTGCCACTCCTTGGATACAACGTCCACTTGAACTTGGTTTTGACATCGTCTTACATTCCGCCACCAAATATTTGAATGGCCACTCCGATGTAATCAGCGGTGTTGTAGTAGTAGGAAATACACCCGAACTCGCTGATAAAATAGCTTTTTTACAAAATTCTTGTGGTGCAGTAGCCGGCCCCTTCGACAGTTTTTTAGTATTACGCAGCCTCAAAACTCTCTCTTTACGTATGCAAAGACATTGTGAAAATGCACTTGCACTGGCTAATTGGCTGGAAAAAAATCCTAAAGTCTCCAAGGTTATTTATCCAGGTTTGGTAAGTCACCCACAGCATTTTTTAGCCAGAGAACAGATGCATGATTTTGGCGGTATGATTTCAATGGTTATTAATGGTGATTTGGATACTGCCAAACGCTTTTTATCGCGTTGTGAATTATTTACCCTGGCGGAAAGTCTGGGGGGAGTAGAAAGCTTGATTGAACATCCTGCCATAATGACTCATGCTTCCGTGCCAGCAGAAAAGCGTAGGGCATTAGGAATAGAAGATGGGTTTATTAGACTTTCGGTTGGTATTGAACATATAGACGATTTGATCGCTGACTTAAACCACGCTCTGAGTTGATGTGTAATGGAGTATATAATGAATTTTATAAAAAAATCAGTCAATCAACTACATGCTATTTTCACAATCATTCTGTTAGCTTTTTCTACCATTATCTGGTTTATACCTATTCTTTTTCTGGGATTATTAAAGCTACTGCCTAATCTGCGGTGGAAAACTTTCTGCACCAAGATTGTTGATCGAATCGCCATGCTCTGGAGCTCTACTAACAACGCTTATATTAACTACACTCAAAAAGTAAAATGGGAAGTAACCGGTTTAGACAATCTAAATTGTAAAAACTGGTATCTTGTGATCGCCAACCATCAAAGCTGGCTTGATATTGTTGTCCTGCAGCGTCTTTTTAATCGAAAAATACCCGTTTTAAAATTTTTTATTAAAGATCAACTTAAATGGATACCGCTGTTGGGCTTCTCGTGGTGGGCAATGGGTTGCCCTTTTATGAAACGTTATTCAAAAGATTATCTGGCCAAAAAACCTCACAAAAAGGGTAAAGATATCCAGGCAACCCGCAAAGCCATCAAATTATTCAGGCATACACCAGCAACTATAATGAGTTTTGTAGAAGGTACACGCTTCACCCCCCAGAAAAACAGGCAACAAAAATCACCTTATCAGCATCTCTTGAAACCCAAAGCTGGTGGCATTGGTTTTGTGATTAGTACTATGGGCCAACAATTTAATAGTATCCTGGATGTAACTATTATTTATTCCTCCAAGAATCATTCCCTATGGGATTTTCTGTGTCGCAGAGTCAATGCAATCAAAGTACATATTCGCCAATTGCCAATTCCCAAACA is from Legionella donaldsonii and encodes:
- a CDS encoding trans-sulfuration enzyme family protein, with the translated sequence MASTHFDTRAIHAGQEPDPSTGAVMTPIYATSTYRQSAPGIHQGYEYSRTHNPTRAAYEGCIASLESGQRGFAFASGMAAINTVIDLLDAGAHVIATDDLYGGTFRLFDKVKTHTSGLSFSFVDMSDIKNIETAIRPETRMIWLETPSNPMLKLANIREIAKLGKRRNLITVADNTFATPWIQRPLELGFDIVLHSATKYLNGHSDVISGVVVVGNTPELADKIAFLQNSCGAVAGPFDSFLVLRSLKTLSLRMQRHCENALALANWLEKNPKVSKVIYPGLVSHPQHFLAREQMHDFGGMISMVINGDLDTAKRFLSRCELFTLAESLGGVESLIEHPAIMTHASVPAEKRRALGIEDGFIRLSVGIEHIDDLIADLNHALS
- a CDS encoding FAD-dependent oxidoreductase — protein: MRSITIIGSGLAGALLSLYLARRGYEIDLFESRADLRVSKIERGRSINLALSCRGITGLAGVNLMSEVEKLMVPMRARAIHEQNGAIKYQPFGRDNTEYINAIQRSGLNELLLNRAEQTSGIHLHFDMKLVNLDLYNKIAYFELPDKSLLSKPYDILIGADGAASQVREVLEQEQLIVASREFLPHGYKELSISKEHSRHFMPEHLHLWPRDSFMLLGNPNRDDSITGTLFLANKGKNSFAQLNNERAINSFFREAFPDAYEVMPDLINEFTHNPTGNLSTIKCAPWYFKDHCLLIGDAAHGIVPFFGQGMNSAFEDCRILSALLEQYDDDWQQVMPAFFNSRKVNTDAVAEMSMANYHEIQTDIRDAKFNLKKQTEQELMHRYPQRYVSKHVLVMFTNTPYAEAKAHGALQNELLDEICLKARCIEEIDWSEVEKLMEKYDKKLANLSFVEKIH
- a CDS encoding acyltransferase, whose translation is MNFIKKSVNQLHAIFTIILLAFSTIIWFIPILFLGLLKLLPNLRWKTFCTKIVDRIAMLWSSTNNAYINYTQKVKWEVTGLDNLNCKNWYLVIANHQSWLDIVVLQRLFNRKIPVLKFFIKDQLKWIPLLGFSWWAMGCPFMKRYSKDYLAKKPHKKGKDIQATRKAIKLFRHTPATIMSFVEGTRFTPQKNRQQKSPYQHLLKPKAGGIGFVISTMGQQFNSILDVTIIYSSKNHSLWDFLCRRVNAIKVHIRQLPIPKQFANPNLVDDDKTQTEFRNWLNASWLEKDKLIASLKFK
- a CDS encoding DUF4239 domain-containing protein; the encoded protein is MFRTIVNTLHPTLFYIFISIIYVGFAIVVYAIATKIVPSKRLKDDRFDEAVSMSLGLVNGVYSILLGFLLFLIWENYQTAEQVVVDEGSKLTIMWEGSRVFPTSVANGLQEAIEQYAREVTEEEWPAMADGEQDADIPQLLSNLYTLIQSYSPETTVTQTFYSEILSALNAIMELRNHRLSLLKSAIPTAWYVFIFFVAFVLILLNALSLRRHSMQLYMHILLTLVITFYLTAITALSYPFSGYISVEKSLFLQGSLQKIHH